A genomic stretch from Engraulis encrasicolus isolate BLACKSEA-1 chromosome 12, IST_EnEncr_1.0, whole genome shotgun sequence includes:
- the LOC134460337 gene encoding serine/threonine-protein kinase pim-2-like, which produces MSDGTFLPTFRARPSWGSEQIRKLKRQLGMPVEESRTDQGAKKKRQDNQHHKGAAERRKNGKEADVKDAKDGKDVSVGHERHCRLAIGPALGTRSMTRWRATAKGLEDLQCFRCRSRTCSAPSQQPSGGEAEQRPPEMERANDDGDEDDEGAKEMTPAERYEASYSQGELIGHGGYGSVYAGYRKSDHLPVALKIVDVRKIKMWAKMSEFKGPIPLEIALLRQVCRGGGPQCKGIALLLDYLELPGTYVMVLERPEPCQDLFNFMQSGRGYLEEAMARHVLQQLVCVLQHCHARGVVHRDVKPENILVVGSGGSGGSGGSGGSGGSGGATQQIKLLDFGSASVLRDGPYMDISGTPEYFPPEALLRGEYFAVPATVWSLGILLFQMVWGDVPFYDEADIQKGLLYFPRRITRECRHLIRLCLAVSPKDRPTLEQILAHPWMA; this is translated from the exons ATGAGTGACGGCACATTTCTGCCAACCTTCAGAG CTCGCCCAAGCTGGGGCTCGGAGCAGATCCGTAAGCTGAAGAGGCAGCTGGGCATGCCAGTGGAGGAGAGCAGGACCGACCAAGGGGCCAAGAAGAAGAGACAGGACAACCAACACCACAAGGGGGCAGCAGAGAGGAGAAAG AATGGAAAGGAGGCAGACGTGAAAGATGCCAAAGACGGCAAAGACGTGTCGGTCGGCCACGAGCGCCACTGTCGGCTGGCCATCGGCCCCGCGCTGGGCACTAGGAGCATGACCCGCTGGCGTGCCACCGCCAAGGGCCTGGAGGACCTCCAGTGCTTCAGGTGCAGGTCCAGGACGTGCTCTGCCCCTTCACAGCAGCCGTCTGGGGGAGAGGCGGAACAGAGGCCTCCTGAGATGGAGAGAGCCAATGATGacggtgatgaggatgatgagggggCCAAGGAGATGACTCCAGCTG AGCGGTATGAGGCTTCATATAGTCAGGGAGAGTTGATAGGACATGGAGGCTATGGAAGTGTGTATGCTGGATACAGGAAGTCAGACCATCTACCA GTGGCCCTCAAAATAGTGGACGTGAGGAAGATTAAAATGTGGGCTAAAATG TCGGAGTTCAAGGGCCCCATCCCCCTGGAGATCGCTCTGCTGAGGCAGGTGTGCCGTGGCGGGGGGCCCCAGTGCAAGGGCATCGCCCTGCTGCTGGACTACCTGGAGCTGCCCGGCACCTACGTGATGGTGCTGGAGCGTCCCGAGCCCTGCCAGGACCTCTTCAACTTCATGCAGAGTGGCAGGGGCTACCTGGAGGAGGCCATGGCACGCCACGTCCTGCAGCAGCTGGTGTGCGTGCTGCAGCACTGCCATGCGCGAGGCGTGGTGCACCGCGACGTCAAGCCCGAGAACATCCTGGTGGTGGgcagcggcggcagcggcggcagcggcggcagcggcggcagcggcgggagCGGCGGCGCTACCCAGCAGATCAAGCTGCTGGACTTTGGCTCTGCGTCGGTGCTCCGGGACGGCCCCTACATGGACATTTCAG GGACCCCGGAGTACTTCCCCCCAGAGGCGCTTCTGAGAGGGGAGTACTTTGCCGTGCCTGCCACCGTGTGGTCCCTGGGCATCCTGCTCTTCCAGATGGTCTGGGGCGACGTGCCCTTCTACGACGAAGCGGACATCCAAAAGGGACTGCTTTACTTCCCACGACGCATTaccagag AATGCAGGCACCTCATTCGTCTGTGTCTAGCCGTCAGTCCAAAAGATCGACCGACTTTGGAACAGATACTTGCTCACCCGTGGATGGCATAG